From Argopecten irradians isolate NY chromosome 12, Ai_NY, whole genome shotgun sequence, one genomic window encodes:
- the LOC138336696 gene encoding cannabinoid receptor 1-like: protein MENFSTTVNKDFFTHGAWENEVIAVSLSFCIIFIVSLICNILVIVTFVSHRCLRTVHDKLIICLAAINLFTSTGVPFYMIYSAALDYISDRKWMCLVVFSFPYGGITSSLFVHLGLAVDRYICIVNPFVHRKIRSHHVTIWCLISISFGLSISILPAVGWNHWDQYQRCVIEVFPSSFSLMLKGIALVILTANGVIHILLLSIAHKHSKRIIGEIRHIQRLHTSDKKSMHVKMFSSTAVVTVFILCGVSTLCWLPILVMTGFYHLPNMDPLQKIMLSQILFMPILLNTCLSPIIYVTRNKHFQNALKAVILRRKHACF, encoded by the coding sequence ATGGAGAACTTCAGCACGACTGTCAATAAGGACTTCTTCACTCATGGTGCGTGGGAAAACGAAGTTATAGCTGTAAGTCTGTCATTTTGTATCATATTCATCGTCTCTCTCATCTGCAATATCCTCGTCATCGTCACGTTTGTATCCCACCGTTGTCTGAGGACGGTTCATGATAAACTTATCATCTGTCTGGCCGCCATTAATCTTTTCACATCTACCGGAGTACCGTTCTATATGATTTACTCCGCTGCTCTTGACTACATCTCGGaccggaagtggatgtgtctaGTGGTGTTCTCTTTCCCTTATGGAGGTATTACATCATCACTTTTTGTGCACCTTGGATTAGCGGTTGatagatatatttgtatagtgaACCCGTTTGTTCACAGGAAGATCAGGTCGCACCACGTGACTATATGGTGCCTAATATCAATAAGTTTTGGACTCTCGATATCCATACTTCCGGCCGTTGGCTGGAACCACTGGGATCAGTATCAAAGATGTGTCATTGAAGTGTTTCCAAGTTCGTTTTCGTTGATGTTGAAAGGTATCGCGTTGGTGATTTTGACGGCAAATGGAGTTATCCACATCCTTCTGCTTAGCATTGCACACAAACATTCAAAAAGGATAATCGGAGAGATACGTCACATCCAGCGACTGCATACGTCAGACAAGAAGAGCATGCACGTGAAAATGTTCAGTTCTACTGCAGTGGTGACAGTATTTATTCTGTGTGGCGTGTCCACACTGTGCTGGCTTCCGATTCTAGTGATGACTGGGTTCTACCACCTACCAAACATGGACCCTCTCCAGAAGATCATGCTGTCACAGATCCTCTTCATGCCTATTCTACTTAACACGTGTCTCAGTCCGATCATATACGTCACGCGGAATAAACACTTTCAGAACGCTCTCAAGGCCGTTATACTGAGACGAAAACATGCCTGCTTCTGA